From the genome of Anopheles moucheti chromosome 3, idAnoMoucSN_F20_07, whole genome shotgun sequence, one region includes:
- the LOC128302738 gene encoding U2 small nuclear ribonucleoprotein auxiliary factor 35 kDa subunit-related protein 1 gives MIFAENIQCDIFKKISSRFSSSICFERNCQLGTVRRKIKLNENITTTLLCNKDSLAGGIMRHREWRKLFKKRRRKAIRQKAAQAQARLEAEEEERKLACPEYQSYLVEKERQEKIATDRKTLEHALQNAIWLEEEHKAQLKFEALRRKEEAKERDEQEKREKIRKEFEDRECKVKQAKAERLEQQELVRRMLYERHVKLQEFAATGVDEYLHELQSIHSTRSDAEDCKFFLKTGACRHGYRCSGNHPTPGVGKVILIPSFFSHPALEQKVHAEYGQDVRLEFDEDDLQSCYNDFFRDIIVEFEAFGKIQHILACRNAGTHLRGSVYIEYELLRNAAAAYLRMNGRFYAKKQLHVEFRSPIVWPAAVCGLFELKRCQKGNGCNFLHILKNPDHRYVYNHFQECRSMRKEEIVHVATPLVEKTWDEITSNGGQSSRKASQWRWSESPELEVEKSDTSKILASVACIRHDDDGKSKKSSHQSREKPSHSSKRHQSPKNRHGHHGSTLKHSRSRTRSRSRSHSRNRKHSVKDNQRGEHKSRHRYAEDNNHKRDRRNLPRLSNIRSPSRKGTHKRNKKEKN, from the exons ATGATTTTTGCAGAAAACATCCAGTGCGATat ATTTAAAAAGATTTCGAGCAGGTTTTCGAGCTCAATATGTTTTGAACGAAACTGTCAGCTGGGAACTGTCAGACGGAAAATCAAACTCAACGaaaacataacaacaacattgCTGTGCAACAAGGACTCTTTGGCGGGAGGAATAATGAG ACATCGAGAATGGAGAAAGCTGTTCAAGAAAAGAAGACGTAAAGCGATACGGCAAAAGGCCGCACAAGCTCAAGCAAGGCTGGAAGCTGAAGAGGAAGAACGGAAATTGGCTTGTCCGGAATATCAGTCGTATCTTGTTGAGAAGGAACGCCAAGAAAAAATTGCCACTGACCGAAAGACACTAGAACATGCGCTTCAAAACGCAATATGGCTTGAAGAGGAACATAAAGCACAGCTAAAATTTGAGGCACTGCGCAGGAAAGAGGAAGCTAAAGAGCGAGATGAACAggagaaaagggaaaagataCGGAAAGAATTCGAAGACCGGGAATGTAAAGTTAAACAAGCCAAAGCAGAACGATTGGAACAGCAAGAACTCGTACGTCGAATGCTGTATGAGCGGCATGTAAAATTGCAAGAATTTGCTGCAACGGGTGTTGATGAATACCTGCATGAACTACAAAGCATACACAGCACACGGAGCGATGCTGAGGATTGTAAATTCTTCCTGAAAACAGGTGCATGTCGTCATGGGTATAGATGTAGCGGAAACCATCCCACACCCGGTGTGGGTAAG GTTATCTTGATTCCAAGCTTCTTCAGCCATCCGGCCCTGGAACAGAAAGTACATGCGGAGTACGGCCAAGACGTCCGTCTCGAGTTCGATGAGGATGATTTGCAGAGTTgttataatgatttttttcggGACATAATCGTGGAGTTTGAAGCGTTTGGTAAGATCCAACACATCCTTGCGTGCAGAAATGCTGGAACACACTTAAGGGGAAGTGTGTACATAGAGTATGAATTATTAAG GAATGCAGCTGCGGCGTATTTGCGAATGAATGGAAGGTTTTACGCCAAAAAACAACTGCACGTGGAGTTCAGGAGTCCAATCGTCTGGCCAGCAGCGGTGTGCG GACTTTTCGAGCTTAAGCGGTGCCAAAAAGGAAACGGGTGTAATTTTCTACACATCCTGAAGAATCCGGACCACCGTTATGTGTACAACCATTTCCAAGAGTGCAGATCAATGCGGAAAGAAGAAATTGTGCACGTGGCTACGCCGCTAGTTGAAAA GACTTGGGATGAAATAACGTCCAACGGTGGGCAATCCTCGAGGAAAGCTTCCCAATGGCGATGGTCTGAATCACCAGAGTTGGAAGTGGAAAAATCAGACACTAGCAAGATCCTAGCATCTGTAGCATGCATTCGGCATGACGATGatgggaaaagcaaaaaatctTCTCATCAATCTCGCGAAAAACCGAGCCACAGTTCAAAACGACACCAAAGTCCTAAAAATCGTCATGGTCATCATGGTAGTACGCTCAAACACAGCCGTAGTCGAACTCGGAGTCGCAGTCGCAGTCATAGCCGGAATCGGAAGCATAGTGTCAAAGATAATCAACGGGGAGAACACAAATCGAGGCATAGATATGCCGAAGATAACAATCACAAACGTGACCGACGGAATTTACCACGACTGTCGAATATCCGCAGTCCTTCGCGAAAGGGAACacataaaagaaataaaaaagaaaagaactaG
- the LOC128304035 gene encoding putative gustatory receptor 28b — MRKCLRTFLNPKDFYAAQRPVLRVSFIAGMTPFTVVKGPTELMMLRCTPFGYINSSVHVILFCSCYVNALLNGETITRFFFRTDISTLGDVLQFTIGFTALFMTFFCSIFQRNKLIKSFHALASIDRRFKEIGMETNYKSTLHYNLLVMCTKVIITSLYLVVCLTVFISSDTYPSVTTWMAFLLPYLMMSMVIVLFLCFVNQTKHRFHLLNKVLKHLKQATLEKRISPQRRPSYWHAIKIQRPLGIASVYSNNDKSMPDVVATVAEIQDALCEACSSAEDYFTIQMLSIVTIVFVIIVFNSYYVLDALLGSTSRDTPFSKGQFAMFFLCQAMVYGFGVFNIVYGSSSLVHENDNIGSNVHKLLNAAAGADSELAGKLMQLSLQMLHRKVRFSACGLFSLDFTLLFTLVGAATTYLVILIQYELSMDESKHETIARAFLGNETW; from the exons ATGCGGAAGTGCTTGCGAACTTTTCTCAATCCGAAGGACTTTTACGCCGCCCAGAGGCCTGTGTTGCGCGTTTCATTCATAGCCGGCATGACACCGTTTACGGTCGTGAAGGGACCCACGGAGTTGATGATGCTGCGCTGCACTCCGTTCGGCTACATCAACTCCAGCGTGCACGTGATCCTGTTCTGCAGCTGCTACGTAAATGCGTTGCTCAACGGGGAAACAATAACGCGGTTCTTCTTCCGCACGGACATCAGCACGTTGGGCGATGTGTTGCAGTTCACCATCGGCTTCACTGCACTATTCATGACCTTCTTCTGCAGCATATTCCAGCGGAACAAGCTGATCAAATCGTTTCACGCGCTGGCCAGTATCGATAGACGCTTCAAGGAGATCGGCATGGAGACGAACTACAAGAGCACACTGCACTACAACCTGCTGGTAATGTGCACCAAAGTAATTATCACCTCGCTCTATCTGGTCGTGTGCCTAACCGTCTTTATCTCCTCCGACACGTATCCGAGCGTGACCACATGGATGGCGTTTTTGCTACCCTACTTAATGATGTCGATGGTGATCGTGCTGTTCCTGTGCTTCGTCAACCAAACCAAGCATCGATTTCATCTGCTGAACAAGGTGCTGAAACACCTGAAGCAGGCGACGTTGGAGAAAAGAATCTCGCCCCAAAGACGACCCAGCTATTGGCATGCGATCAAAATCCAGCGTCCACTTGGTATCGCGTCCGTGTATTCCAACAACGACAAATCCATGCCGGACGTTGTCGCTACTGTGGCCGAAATACAGGATGCGCTGTGTGAAGCGTGTAGTTCCGCCGAGGACTATTTTACGATACAAATGCTAAGCATCGTGACGATCGTGTTTGTAATCATCGTTTTCAATTCGTACTATGTGCTGGATGCGCTGCTCGGATCCACCTCACGAGACACACCATTTTCCAAGGGACAGTTTGCGATGTTTTTCCTCTGCCAGGCTATGGTGTACGGATTCGGAGTGTTTAACATCGTGTACGGAAGTAGCTCGCTGGTGCACGAGAATGACAACATTGGTTCCAATGTACACAAACTGTTGAACGCGGCCGCCGGTGCGGACAGTGAGCTGGCGGGAAAATTGATGCAGTTATCCTTACAAATGTTGCATCGGAAAGTGCGCTTTTCCGCCTGCGGACTGTTCAGCTTGGACTTTACGCTGCTCTTTACG CTGGTGGGAGCAGCAACTACGTATTTAGTCATCTTGATCCAGTACGAGCTGAGCATGGACGAAAGTAAACACGAAACAATTGCAAGAGCTTTCCTGGGTAATGAAACGTGGTAA